One window of Pseudacidobacterium ailaaui genomic DNA carries:
- a CDS encoding putative bifunctional diguanylate cyclase/phosphodiesterase yields MSFGFAVWILVCLALLLLLARTTLAILKWKKRSSMQQSDEELLQQQRRLVENFSQQRIPRQNEALYEEIRERMRVEEKLRHLAYHDPLTGLSNRAYLLNVLGDELNSARGAAKTRGFLLYMDLDRFQTVNGLWGHHIGDLLLKEVAHRLRVSTRSEDILIRLGGDEFAILITRIYDREQAARMAERLLGVIEEPVDLEGISFSVTASIGLCVLDADRTSAEEVLRGADVALQHAKKAGGNTYSFYDAAEGDAIFLRLQTTLQLKQALERKEFELHYQPIVDLRDLSIYGVESLVRWRHPIRGMISPGEFVRLAEETGYIVPLGSWVLEQTCADMQTIRQTLKTDLLASINVSSQQLEKAGFLTGLSDALAKYQVPPQSVQLEVTESITLKDAGQTGALFQQIQAMGVSIAFDDFGTGYSSLLYLQKYPIDAIKIDQSFVRNMQKDAVSSGIVQFLVELSRSTGMRISAEGVEEPAQAQALMECGCFYAQGYLYSRPVPLKDLLELLRHGLKAGFASRLR; encoded by the coding sequence ATGTCCTTTGGTTTCGCTGTCTGGATACTTGTATGTCTCGCTCTTCTGCTACTTCTCGCCAGGACCACTCTTGCCATTCTCAAATGGAAAAAGCGGTCTTCGATGCAGCAGTCGGACGAGGAACTGCTCCAGCAGCAGCGCCGTCTGGTAGAAAACTTCAGCCAGCAGAGGATCCCGCGGCAGAATGAGGCCTTGTACGAAGAGATTCGTGAGCGGATGCGGGTAGAAGAGAAACTGCGCCACCTTGCCTATCACGACCCCCTTACTGGCCTGAGCAACCGCGCATACTTGCTGAATGTGCTGGGGGATGAGCTGAATTCCGCAAGAGGCGCAGCAAAAACACGAGGATTTCTGCTCTACATGGATCTGGACCGCTTCCAGACCGTGAATGGCCTCTGGGGACACCACATCGGCGACCTTTTACTCAAGGAAGTCGCCCATCGCCTTCGGGTCAGTACACGGAGTGAAGACATTCTCATCCGCCTGGGAGGCGATGAGTTTGCCATTCTTATCACAAGGATTTACGACCGCGAGCAGGCAGCGCGTATGGCAGAACGCCTCCTGGGCGTCATTGAAGAACCAGTTGACCTGGAGGGCATCTCCTTTTCCGTAACAGCCAGCATTGGCCTGTGCGTTCTTGATGCCGACCGCACAAGTGCTGAAGAGGTGCTGCGCGGAGCCGATGTTGCACTCCAACACGCAAAAAAGGCGGGGGGAAACACCTACAGCTTTTATGATGCCGCCGAAGGCGATGCAATCTTTCTCCGACTGCAAACCACACTGCAACTGAAGCAGGCCTTGGAGCGCAAAGAGTTCGAACTGCACTATCAGCCCATTGTGGATTTGCGCGACCTTTCCATTTATGGCGTTGAATCTCTGGTCCGCTGGCGACATCCCATTCGCGGCATGATCTCTCCGGGTGAGTTTGTCCGCCTGGCCGAGGAGACCGGCTATATCGTTCCTCTGGGCTCCTGGGTCCTTGAGCAGACATGTGCCGACATGCAGACCATCCGGCAGACACTGAAAACAGACCTGCTGGCCAGCATCAATGTTTCCAGCCAGCAGCTGGAAAAGGCGGGGTTTCTCACCGGGCTTTCCGATGCACTGGCAAAGTATCAGGTCCCACCCCAATCCGTACAACTTGAAGTAACAGAGAGCATCACGCTGAAAGATGCAGGACAGACCGGCGCGCTCTTTCAGCAGATCCAGGCCATGGGAGTCAGCATCGCCTTCGACGATTTTGGGACCGGCTACTCTTCCCTGCTCTATCTTCAGAAATATCCCATCGACGCCATCAAAATTGATCAGAGCTTCGTCCGGAACATGCAAAAGGACGCCGTGAGCTCAGGGATCGTCCAGTTTCTGGTTGAGCTTTCGCGCAGTACCGGAATGCGGATCTCAGCTGAAGGGGTTGAAGAACCCGCCCAGGCCCAGGCCCTGATGGAGTGTGGATGCTTCTATGCGCAGGGATACCTTTATAGTCGGCCCGTACCGCTCAAAGACCTTCTCGAACTTCTCCGGCATGGCCTGAAAGCAGGCTTCGCCAGCCGCCTGCGCTAA
- a CDS encoding SGNH/GDSL hydrolase family protein, translating to MPKKTLACAVLALTGLSAFAQTSATWTGTWAASPLPHAVNPVQVSPSNSTYRNIVHISIGGNAVRVQLSNEFGTDPLVIGAAHVAISAGGGSSRPGSDRALTFQGKPSATIPAGAFIVSDPVPMQVPPLSDLIVSVYLPEQYIHTMTCHSFADQTNYILKGDATAASNPDNSSPLYSWCFVKGVDVSTSAQDHAASIVTFGDSITDGALSTRDANHRWPDVLAARLQADKRTAHLGVLNEGIGGNRVLHDGYGPSALARFDRDVIAQSGVKYLIILEGINDIGHLKRPENAADKPITADDLIFGLSQLVTRAHQHGIKVFGATLTPYMGAGYSTPEGEQIRQTYNHWIRTSGVFDGVIDFDKVTQDPAHPDTFLPEYDSGDHLHPKDAGYQAMGDAIDLSLFR from the coding sequence ATGCCAAAGAAAACGCTCGCATGTGCTGTCCTGGCCTTGACCGGCCTGTCGGCCTTCGCCCAGACCTCTGCAACCTGGACCGGGACCTGGGCCGCCTCGCCGCTTCCTCATGCCGTAAATCCGGTACAGGTGTCCCCGTCAAACTCCACCTATCGGAACATTGTTCATATCAGTATTGGAGGAAATGCGGTTCGCGTTCAGCTGAGCAATGAATTTGGCACCGATCCGCTAGTCATTGGCGCAGCCCATGTGGCCATCAGCGCAGGTGGAGGGTCTTCCCGGCCCGGTTCCGATCGCGCGCTCACCTTTCAGGGGAAACCTTCAGCAACCATTCCCGCAGGGGCCTTTATTGTGAGCGACCCTGTCCCCATGCAGGTCCCGCCATTGTCTGACCTGATCGTCAGCGTTTACCTGCCGGAACAGTACATTCACACCATGACTTGCCACTCCTTCGCCGACCAAACCAACTATATTTTGAAGGGCGATGCCACTGCCGCCTCAAATCCGGACAACTCCAGCCCCCTCTATTCGTGGTGTTTTGTGAAAGGCGTAGACGTCAGCACCAGCGCACAAGACCATGCCGCATCCATCGTCACCTTTGGCGACTCCATTACGGACGGAGCACTTTCCACGCGCGATGCCAACCACCGCTGGCCCGATGTTCTTGCCGCCCGCCTTCAGGCCGACAAGCGCACTGCCCATCTTGGTGTACTTAACGAAGGCATCGGTGGAAACCGCGTCCTGCACGATGGTTACGGACCCAGCGCCCTTGCGCGTTTTGACCGGGACGTCATCGCACAAAGCGGAGTGAAATACCTCATCATCCTGGAAGGCATTAACGACATCGGCCACCTGAAGCGTCCGGAAAATGCTGCGGACAAGCCCATTACCGCCGATGATCTGATTTTTGGTCTCTCACAGCTTGTCACTCGCGCCCATCAGCACGGAATCAAGGTCTTTGGTGCCACACTGACACCCTACATGGGTGCGGGGTATTCCACTCCCGAAGGGGAACAAATCCGTCAGACCTATAACCACTGGATCAGGACCAGCGGAGTCTTTGACGGCGTCATAGACTTTGATAAGGTCACCCAGGACCCCGCCCATCCTGACACATTCTTGCCCGAATACGATTCCGGCGACCATCTACATCCCAAAGATGCCGGATATCAAGCCATGGGCGATGCCATCGACCTGTCTCTCTTTCGTTAA
- a CDS encoding single-stranded DNA-binding protein, translated as MAKSVNKVILLGNVGKDPEIRATPNGTIVASFSLATTDRTKDQSGNWTDKTEWHNLVAFQRTAEIIRDYVKKGSKLYVEGKLQTRSWDDKNTGEKKYRTEIVINDLSLLSGRGEGEGGSYSRSSGAGAFNQSTPGPDDLSQAAEISDDDIPF; from the coding sequence ATGGCAAAGAGCGTCAACAAAGTCATCCTGCTCGGCAACGTAGGCAAGGACCCGGAGATCCGCGCCACCCCCAATGGCACAATTGTTGCCAGCTTTTCTCTGGCCACCACCGATCGCACCAAGGACCAGAGCGGAAATTGGACGGACAAAACCGAGTGGCACAATCTTGTCGCCTTTCAGCGCACGGCTGAAATTATTCGCGACTACGTGAAAAAGGGCTCAAAACTTTACGTGGAAGGCAAACTTCAGACCCGGTCTTGGGACGACAAGAATACCGGGGAGAAGAAATACCGCACTGAGATTGTCATCAATGATCTTTCTCTTTTGAGTGGACGCGGAGAAGGCGAAGGCGGCAGCTACTCGCGCTCCTCAGGCGCTGGCGCATTCAATCAGAGCACCCCAGGCCCGGACGACCTGAGTCAGGCGGCTGAAATCAGCGATGACGATATTCCATTCTGA
- a CDS encoding HAD family hydrolase, whose translation MKLKLPEGTFQAYLFDCDGTIADSMPLHYVAWRTILGEWGCEFDEELFYSLGGMPVREIIALLNQRHGLEMPVEEIARRKEGMYYELLPQLKAVPEVLEHIDEAYGKVPFAVVSGSTRHSVIASLSALNLLEKFDTLVCAGDYKQSKPHPEGFLLAAERLGVPPEQCLVFEDTEMGIQAAQAAGMASVKVPLPWERV comes from the coding sequence ATGAAACTGAAACTGCCGGAGGGCACATTCCAGGCCTATCTTTTTGACTGTGACGGGACCATTGCTGATTCCATGCCTCTGCACTATGTGGCTTGGAGGACGATTCTGGGAGAGTGGGGCTGTGAGTTTGACGAAGAGCTGTTTTATTCCCTGGGCGGGATGCCGGTGCGTGAAATTATTGCTCTTCTCAACCAACGTCATGGCCTGGAGATGCCGGTAGAAGAGATTGCTCGCCGCAAGGAAGGCATGTACTACGAATTGCTGCCGCAATTGAAAGCGGTACCTGAGGTGCTGGAGCACATTGACGAGGCCTATGGAAAGGTGCCCTTTGCAGTGGTATCGGGAAGCACGCGGCACTCAGTGATCGCCTCACTCTCGGCGCTGAACCTGCTGGAGAAGTTTGACACCCTGGTCTGCGCAGGAGACTACAAACAAAGCAAGCCGCACCCGGAGGGTTTTCTGCTGGCGGCCGAGAGACTGGGAGTGCCTCCGGAGCAGTGTCTTGTCTTTGAGGACACTGAGATGGGGATCCAGGCGGCGCAGGCCGCAGGAATGGCCTCGGTAAAGGTCCCGTTGCCGTGGGAGCGGGTGTAG
- a CDS encoding APC family permease, giving the protein MARRNSRHGRLGLLPLIAATYFMVSGGPYGIEDILGGAGYGKALLILILFPFLWSFPTTLMLGELTSAIPAEGGFYVWVRRALGPFWGYQEAWLSLTASIFDMAIYPTIFVLYLGKLFPAWTAGGRGMIWELALVAACCVWNLYGAPAVGEGSVVLFAALLTPFAVLVVLGFLHGLHGSRGSTLYSGGNISTAIIVALWNYMGWDNASTVAGEVQDPRRNYPRAMLWSATLVAVSYVLPVLAVAWAGVPVEQFSTGSWTDAARSLGGPMLAGAVVLCGTINGLGMFNALVLSYTRLPMVLAQEGMLPSWLAVKNRRGVPWAAVLVCGVAWAAALGFRFEELISLDLMLYGSSLILEFLALAVLRFKEPDLRRPFRVGNTFLACSLGVPPLLLIGYVLYAAREERMAHMPALLFGLLIALTGAVFYPISRRRWGTGAMTGAAAYLSEAGPS; this is encoded by the coding sequence TTGGCGAGGCGTAACTCCCGACACGGGCGTCTGGGTCTGCTGCCTTTAATTGCGGCGACCTACTTCATGGTTTCTGGCGGGCCTTATGGAATTGAGGACATCCTGGGCGGCGCTGGTTACGGCAAGGCGCTGCTCATCCTCATTCTGTTTCCCTTTCTGTGGAGCTTTCCCACGACCCTCATGCTGGGAGAACTGACCAGCGCCATTCCTGCCGAAGGCGGCTTTTATGTCTGGGTGCGGCGTGCACTTGGCCCATTCTGGGGATACCAGGAGGCCTGGCTCTCCCTGACGGCCAGCATCTTTGACATGGCCATCTATCCAACGATTTTTGTGCTTTATCTGGGAAAGTTATTTCCAGCCTGGACGGCAGGCGGGCGCGGCATGATATGGGAGCTGGCACTGGTTGCGGCATGTTGCGTCTGGAACCTCTATGGTGCTCCAGCCGTGGGGGAAGGCTCTGTGGTCCTTTTTGCCGCGCTGCTGACGCCTTTTGCCGTGCTTGTGGTCCTTGGATTTCTTCATGGCCTGCACGGAAGCCGCGGAAGTACGCTTTACAGCGGAGGCAACATCAGCACGGCCATTATTGTTGCTTTGTGGAACTACATGGGATGGGACAACGCCTCCACGGTGGCTGGAGAGGTGCAAGATCCGCGCCGCAACTATCCGAGGGCGATGTTATGGAGCGCCACACTGGTGGCCGTCTCCTATGTTCTTCCTGTGCTGGCCGTGGCCTGGGCCGGGGTTCCCGTGGAGCAGTTCTCGACCGGCTCCTGGACAGATGCGGCACGCTCTTTGGGAGGGCCGATGCTGGCCGGCGCTGTGGTCTTATGCGGGACTATCAACGGACTGGGCATGTTCAACGCGCTGGTGCTTTCTTACACGCGCCTGCCCATGGTGCTGGCGCAGGAGGGGATGTTGCCCTCATGGCTTGCAGTGAAAAATCGCCGTGGCGTGCCCTGGGCCGCCGTGTTGGTGTGCGGAGTAGCGTGGGCCGCTGCTCTCGGGTTCCGTTTTGAAGAGCTGATTTCGCTTGATCTGATGCTGTATGGCAGCAGCCTCATCCTGGAGTTTCTGGCGCTTGCCGTGCTGCGCTTCAAAGAGCCGGATCTGCGGCGCCCTTTCCGCGTAGGAAATACGTTTCTGGCCTGCAGTCTGGGCGTTCCTCCACTGCTGCTGATTGGCTACGTTCTCTATGCGGCGCGGGAAGAGCGCATGGCGCATATGCCGGCCCTGTTGTTTGGGCTTCTGATCGCGCTGACCGGGGCGGTTTTTTACCCAATTTCGCGCCGGAGATGGGGGACAGGGGCCATGACAGGGGCTGCGGCCTATCTTTCCGAGGCGGGTCCATCCTAA
- the hemQ gene encoding hydrogen peroxide-dependent heme synthase, with product MVELPAVPITLEGSCVLHQMFHIDWASWKKLAPEARQAAAKEFSTLLAGWEHSAAYSLLGHKGDLLLLHFRPSFADLDRTQHQLAQTTLHDFLRPSNSYLSVVELGLYESSAKTYGALAQQGIEPGTAEWDAGVREVVDRQSRAMSQRLYPAIPDARYLCFYPMDRKRGEQVNWYTEPMNSRQQMMHEHGMIGRRYADQVRQIITGSIGFDDWEWGVDLFADDPLVFKKLIYEMRFDRVSAIYALFGPFFLGQRIPAASIEAWLAGQSV from the coding sequence TTGGTAGAGTTACCTGCCGTACCCATCACTCTTGAAGGCTCCTGCGTCCTGCACCAGATGTTCCACATCGACTGGGCATCATGGAAAAAACTTGCTCCGGAAGCAAGGCAGGCCGCAGCCAAAGAGTTCTCAACCCTGCTGGCCGGCTGGGAGCATTCTGCCGCATACTCCCTTCTCGGACATAAGGGAGACCTGCTGCTACTCCATTTCCGCCCCTCTTTTGCCGATCTGGACCGTACACAGCATCAGTTGGCCCAGACGACTTTGCACGACTTCCTTAGGCCATCCAATTCCTATCTTTCGGTCGTCGAGCTGGGGCTTTACGAGTCTTCCGCCAAGACTTACGGTGCACTGGCCCAACAGGGCATCGAACCAGGAACTGCAGAATGGGACGCAGGGGTCCGTGAAGTCGTGGACCGCCAGTCCAGGGCCATGTCGCAGCGCCTGTATCCAGCCATACCCGACGCCCGCTATCTCTGCTTTTATCCCATGGACCGTAAGCGCGGCGAGCAGGTGAACTGGTACACAGAGCCAATGAACAGCCGCCAGCAGATGATGCACGAGCACGGCATGATCGGCCGCCGTTATGCCGACCAGGTACGCCAGATCATCACTGGATCCATCGGATTTGATGACTGGGAGTGGGGAGTGGATCTTTTCGCCGACGACCCTCTCGTCTTTAAAAAACTCATCTATGAAATGCGTTTTGACCGCGTCAGTGCCATATATGCTCTTTTTGGTCCCTTCTTTCTGGGCCAAAGGATTCCGGCCGCCAGCATAGAGGCGTGGCTTGCAGGCCAGTCAGTCTGA
- the carB gene encoding carbamoyl-phosphate synthase large subunit: protein MPRRNDITKILVIGSGPIVIGQSAEFDYSGTQACKALKQEGYEVVLVNSNPATIMTDPELADRTYVEPLTREYVEEIIRIESQMLKDEGREGKFALLPTVGGQTALNLAVELADSGVLDKYNVELIGAKLEAIKKAEDRLLFKDAMTRIGLDVPKSALVNNIRDGLDFVTKIGFPAIIRPSFTLGGSGGGIAYNREELMEILARGLDLSPVHECLIEESVLGWKEYELEVMRDLADNVIIVCSIENMDPMGVHTGDSITIAPAQTLTDREYQNMRTAAIAVMREIGVETGGSNVQFAVNPLTGRMTVIEMNPRVSRSSALASKATGFPIAKIAAKLAVGYTLDEIPNDITKMTPACFEPTIDYVVTKIPKWQFEKFPGADENLGPQMKSVGEVMAIGRTFKESLMKALRSLDTGKKVGAEVLDPRRLTQMLVTPKPGRIDYVRFAFRRGLSVREVARMTSIDPWFLYHIKEVTDMIASLAESSPDTVSEEMLRKAKRMGVSDERIAEVWGLSGSDGVRQVRQLRHRHGIKPVYKLVDTCAAEFESMTPYLYSCYDEEDEATPTNRPKVIILGAGPNRIGQGIEFDYCCCHAAFALKEDGYETIMVNCNPETVSTDYDTSDRLYFEPLTLEDVLAVYEHEAQSGAEIGMIVQFGGQTPLNLALRLKEAGVPILGTSPESIDLAEDRKRFGKLLEELQIPQPPGAMATSVEEALEGAKRIGYPVLVRPSYVLGGRAMTIAYDDDAVARYMKEAVEYSQERPVLIDHFLEDAVEVDVDALCDGTDVVIAGIMQHIEEAGIHSGDSSCVLPAVDLAPEVLETIRTYTRKLALALNVVGLVNLQFAIQRRNGEPDKVYVIEVNPRASRTVPYVSKATGVPLAKIASRLMTGRKLRDLLPEYVSSRKDLETGTHYFVKSPVFPWNKFPGVDTVLGPEMKSTGEVMGVADNFGEAFAKAQLSAGQHLPLKGTVFFSVNDRDKQHVVDVARQYVELGFHLVATEGTAHVLEQAGMVVERVYKVKEGRPNVVDLIKGERIQLIVNTPHGQDPFFDEKAIRRAAVMQRIPTITTIAAARAAAEGIQARQKHTTTVNALQHLHAAQAAANAK, encoded by the coding sequence ATGCCACGCAGGAATGACATCACTAAGATTCTCGTGATCGGCTCAGGGCCGATTGTGATTGGCCAGTCGGCTGAGTTTGATTATTCGGGCACACAGGCGTGTAAGGCCCTGAAGCAGGAAGGTTATGAGGTGGTGCTGGTGAACTCCAACCCGGCCACGATCATGACCGATCCAGAACTTGCGGACCGCACCTATGTTGAGCCGCTGACGCGCGAATATGTGGAAGAGATCATCCGCATCGAGTCGCAGATGCTCAAAGATGAGGGACGCGAGGGAAAATTTGCGCTTCTACCCACGGTGGGCGGACAGACGGCGCTGAACCTTGCAGTGGAACTGGCCGACTCCGGCGTTCTGGACAAATACAATGTCGAACTGATTGGCGCGAAGCTGGAGGCCATCAAAAAGGCCGAAGACCGGCTGCTCTTCAAGGATGCGATGACCCGCATCGGTCTTGATGTGCCGAAGTCGGCATTGGTGAACAATATTCGCGACGGACTGGATTTTGTAACCAAAATTGGCTTTCCGGCCATCATCCGGCCGTCGTTCACACTGGGTGGCTCCGGCGGCGGTATCGCCTACAACCGTGAAGAGCTGATGGAAATCCTTGCCCGCGGTCTAGACCTTTCTCCGGTGCACGAGTGCCTGATTGAAGAATCGGTGCTGGGATGGAAAGAGTACGAGCTTGAGGTGATGCGCGACCTGGCAGACAACGTCATCATTGTCTGCTCGATTGAAAACATGGATCCGATGGGGGTCCATACGGGAGACTCTATTACGATTGCTCCCGCACAGACGCTGACGGACCGAGAATACCAGAACATGCGGACCGCTGCGATTGCAGTGATGCGCGAGATCGGCGTGGAGACAGGCGGATCGAACGTGCAGTTTGCGGTGAATCCGCTGACGGGGCGTATGACAGTGATTGAGATGAACCCGCGCGTTTCGCGCTCCTCAGCACTGGCGTCGAAGGCCACGGGATTTCCGATTGCCAAGATCGCGGCCAAGCTTGCGGTCGGCTATACGCTTGATGAGATTCCCAACGACATCACGAAAATGACTCCGGCATGCTTCGAGCCGACGATTGATTATGTTGTTACGAAGATTCCAAAATGGCAGTTCGAGAAGTTTCCCGGAGCAGACGAAAACCTCGGCCCTCAGATGAAATCTGTGGGAGAAGTGATGGCGATCGGCCGTACCTTCAAGGAATCTCTGATGAAGGCCCTGCGCTCGCTCGATACCGGAAAGAAGGTTGGAGCTGAGGTCCTCGATCCACGCAGGCTGACGCAGATGTTGGTGACGCCAAAGCCGGGCCGCATTGATTATGTGCGTTTTGCCTTCCGGCGCGGACTGAGTGTCCGCGAGGTGGCCCGGATGACTTCCATCGATCCATGGTTCCTCTATCACATCAAGGAAGTGACGGACATGATTGCTTCCCTGGCCGAAAGCAGTCCGGACACGGTTTCTGAGGAGATGCTGCGGAAGGCCAAGCGAATGGGGGTTTCCGATGAGCGGATTGCAGAGGTTTGGGGGCTTTCTGGGAGTGATGGCGTCAGGCAGGTGCGGCAACTGCGTCATCGCCATGGAATCAAGCCTGTCTACAAGCTGGTCGACACCTGCGCAGCCGAGTTTGAGAGTATGACGCCTTACCTCTACTCCTGTTATGACGAAGAAGATGAGGCGACGCCGACCAACAGGCCCAAGGTGATCATTCTGGGAGCAGGGCCGAACCGCATCGGGCAGGGAATTGAATTCGATTACTGTTGCTGCCATGCCGCATTCGCACTGAAAGAAGATGGTTATGAGACCATCATGGTGAATTGCAATCCGGAGACGGTTTCCACCGACTATGACACAAGCGACCGCCTCTACTTTGAACCGCTGACACTGGAAGATGTGCTTGCCGTCTATGAACACGAAGCGCAGAGCGGGGCTGAGATTGGCATGATTGTGCAGTTTGGTGGACAGACGCCGCTGAATCTAGCCCTGCGTCTGAAGGAGGCAGGCGTACCGATTCTGGGGACTTCACCCGAATCCATCGATCTGGCGGAAGACCGTAAGCGCTTCGGAAAACTTCTGGAAGAACTTCAGATTCCTCAGCCTCCGGGCGCAATGGCGACCAGTGTGGAAGAGGCGCTGGAAGGTGCCAAGCGGATTGGATATCCGGTGCTGGTGCGGCCTTCCTATGTGCTGGGCGGACGCGCCATGACAATTGCATATGACGACGACGCGGTGGCGCGCTACATGAAGGAGGCAGTGGAGTATTCACAGGAGCGGCCTGTCCTGATCGACCACTTCTTAGAAGATGCGGTCGAGGTGGACGTAGACGCGCTGTGCGATGGAACCGATGTGGTGATCGCCGGCATCATGCAGCACATTGAAGAAGCGGGCATCCATTCGGGCGATTCATCCTGCGTGCTTCCGGCCGTAGACCTTGCACCGGAGGTACTGGAGACGATCCGCACCTATACGCGCAAACTGGCACTCGCCCTGAACGTTGTGGGTCTGGTGAACTTACAGTTTGCCATCCAGCGGAGGAATGGAGAGCCGGACAAAGTCTACGTAATTGAAGTGAACCCACGCGCCTCCCGTACGGTGCCCTATGTGTCCAAGGCGACCGGCGTTCCGCTGGCCAAGATCGCCTCGCGTCTGATGACGGGACGCAAGCTGCGTGACCTGCTGCCGGAGTATGTCTCCTCACGCAAGGACCTGGAAACCGGGACCCATTACTTTGTGAAATCACCGGTCTTCCCGTGGAACAAGTTTCCGGGTGTGGACACGGTGCTGGGGCCGGAAATGAAGTCTACGGGCGAAGTGATGGGCGTGGCAGACAACTTTGGCGAGGCCTTTGCCAAGGCCCAGCTCTCTGCCGGACAACATCTGCCATTGAAGGGAACGGTCTTCTTCAGTGTGAATGACCGCGACAAGCAGCATGTGGTGGATGTCGCGCGGCAGTATGTGGAACTAGGTTTCCATCTGGTGGCGACCGAGGGTACGGCCCATGTTCTGGAACAGGCCGGAATGGTGGTGGAGCGTGTCTACAAGGTCAAGGAGGGCCGTCCGAACGTCGTGGACCTGATCAAAGGCGAGCGCATCCAGCTGATCGTGAACACGCCGCATGGCCAGGACCCCTTCTTTGATGAAAAAGCCATCCGGAGAGCAGCGGTCATGCAACGCATTCCCACCATTACCACAATTGCCGCGGCGCGCGCAGCGGCTGAAGGAATCCAGGCACGGCAGAAACACACAACCACAGTGAATGCGCTGCAGCACCTTCATGCCGCACAGGCCGCGGCGAATGCAAAATAG
- the carA gene encoding glutamine-hydrolyzing carbamoyl-phosphate synthase small subunit, translating to MQAILALEDGRIFRGQGYGAKGECYGEVVFNTSLTGYQEIFTDPSYAGQIVVLTNPQIGNYGTNSDDNEANRPFIEGLVTREFSPISSNWRSQIVADEYLERFNVPVISDIDTRALVRHLRTHGVMRGVISSIETDPDVLVEKARSIKKMEGTDLASIVSTKSRYEWEHDGPDPLRQGEGPTLPKPDLHVVAYDFGIKKNILRMLANEGCRVTVVPAQTSAEDVLGLNPDGIFLSNGPGDPEPVEYAQQNIRKLMGRKPVFGICLGHQLIGLALGGKTYKLKFGHHGGNHPVKQMQTGKVEITAHNHNFAVDPDSINANEVDLTHIDLNDNTLEGLRHKSLPLFSVQYHPEASPGPHDSHYLFRDFRKMMEDFKK from the coding sequence ATGCAGGCGATACTTGCGCTCGAAGACGGGCGCATCTTCCGCGGCCAGGGCTACGGCGCCAAAGGTGAGTGCTACGGCGAAGTCGTTTTTAATACTTCTTTAACCGGTTACCAGGAAATTTTCACAGATCCCTCCTATGCCGGACAGATTGTCGTTCTAACCAACCCTCAGATCGGCAATTACGGCACCAATTCCGATGACAATGAAGCGAACCGGCCTTTTATTGAGGGGCTGGTAACGCGCGAATTTTCTCCCATCAGCTCCAACTGGAGATCGCAGATTGTTGCCGATGAATATCTGGAGCGGTTCAACGTTCCGGTGATTTCCGACATCGATACCCGCGCCCTGGTGCGGCATCTGCGTACGCATGGCGTGATGCGCGGCGTGATCTCCTCCATTGAGACGGACCCCGATGTACTGGTCGAGAAGGCGCGCTCGATCAAAAAGATGGAGGGAACGGACCTGGCCAGTATTGTCAGCACGAAGTCCCGATATGAATGGGAGCACGACGGGCCGGACCCGCTCAGGCAGGGCGAAGGGCCCACGCTGCCGAAGCCAGATCTGCACGTAGTGGCATACGACTTTGGCATCAAGAAAAATATTTTGCGGATGCTGGCCAATGAAGGCTGCCGAGTGACGGTGGTCCCGGCCCAGACTTCGGCCGAGGATGTGCTGGGTCTGAATCCGGACGGCATCTTTCTCTCCAACGGTCCCGGTGATCCGGAACCGGTGGAATATGCGCAGCAGAACATACGCAAATTAATGGGGCGAAAACCGGTCTTCGGCATTTGCCTGGGACATCAGCTCATCGGCCTGGCGCTGGGCGGAAAGACCTATAAGCTGAAATTTGGGCATCATGGCGGAAATCATCCGGTGAAACAGATGCAGACCGGCAAAGTGGAAATTACCGCGCACAACCATAACTTTGCAGTAGATCCGGATTCGATCAATGCGAATGAAGTAGACCTGACGCACATTGATCTGAATGACAATACGCTCGAAGGCCTGCGGCATAAGTCGCTTCCGCTGTTCAGTGTGCAGTATCATCCCGAGGCCAGCCCTGGTCCGCACGATTCGCACTATCTTTTTCGGGACTTCCGAAAGATGATGGAAGATTTTAAGAAATAA